A stretch of Methanococcus voltae PS DNA encodes these proteins:
- a CDS encoding MarR family winged helix-turn-helix transcriptional regulator: protein MQNKNYTLSSVDDTEKTKKFDVIKDSELITLLGRKSVLSVLKCLEHNGACRYVDIYNTIDVSKGTLYNNLENLVDMNLVVIKLDGRRVIYELSDCGRQILNEVNNLINYFNENCVK, encoded by the coding sequence TTGCAAAATAAAAACTATACGCTTAGTTCGGTTGATGACACAGAAAAAACAAAGAAATTTGATGTGATAAAAGACTCCGAACTAATAACGCTTTTAGGTCGTAAGAGTGTCTTAAGTGTCTTAAAATGTTTGGAACATAATGGAGCTTGTAGGTATGTCGACATATACAATACAATAGACGTCTCAAAGGGTACTTTATACAATAATTTGGAAAATCTTGTGGATATGAACTTAGTGGTTATTAAATTAGATGGTAGGAGAGTAATTTATGAACTATCCGATTGTGGACGACAGATATTGAATGAGGTAAATAATTTAATCAATTATTTTAATGAAAATTGTGTCAAATAA